In Hallerella succinigenes, the following are encoded in one genomic region:
- a CDS encoding PaeR7I family type II restriction endonuclease gives MDQQTYLKEITKAVSFFWKSKQKQLATSVDKSNRGAVVGGKQMDGFISLLKKVAENSGVPRSCIYTKNNYLPGFFRSSKNWDFLVISPSKKLIAAIELKSQIGSYGNNFNNRTEEAIGSAVDLWTAYRENQFPNQQAPWVGYIMVVGKDIGSTTPVKNNELIYPVLPEFGKASYIDRYRILCKKLKLERHYTSTALLWTSSEKKYGDVAEDISLNSFLNFFAAHLKGSADEFK, from the coding sequence ATGGATCAGCAAACTTATTTAAAAGAAATAACAAAGGCCGTTTCGTTTTTCTGGAAATCTAAGCAAAAACAACTAGCAACAAGCGTAGATAAAAGTAATCGAGGTGCCGTTGTTGGTGGAAAGCAAATGGACGGATTTATCTCTTTGCTAAAGAAAGTTGCTGAAAATTCTGGAGTTCCAAGATCTTGCATATATACAAAAAACAATTACTTGCCTGGATTTTTTCGCTCATCCAAAAACTGGGATTTCCTAGTGATTTCGCCATCAAAAAAATTGATTGCAGCCATAGAGCTAAAATCGCAGATTGGCTCATACGGTAATAACTTTAATAATCGAACCGAAGAAGCCATTGGTTCAGCAGTGGATCTTTGGACAGCTTATAGAGAAAATCAATTTCCCAATCAACAAGCACCATGGGTTGGGTACATCATGGTTGTCGGCAAGGATATCGGATCAACAACTCCTGTAAAGAACAATGAACTAATTTATCCAGTATTACCAGAATTTGGCAAAGCCTCATATATAGACCGATATAGAATTCTCTGTAAGAAATTAAAATTGGAGCGACATTATACTTCTACTGCTTTGTTGTGGACTAGTAGTGAAAAGAAATATGGCGATGTTGCTGAAGACATCTCACTAAATTCTTTTTTGAATTTTTTCGCCGCTCATCTTAAAGGCTCTGCTGATGAATTCAAATGA
- a CDS encoding dUTP diphosphatase, which produces MAEQTIQIQYLDDSIKRLEYIGGKSDWIDLAAAETVTLKKGEFRLIHLGVAMKLPQGYEAHIAPRSSTFKNWKILQVNSVGVVDCSYCGKEDWWRMPVLATEDVTIEKGSRIAQFRIMENQPKLNFVETVLEDKNRGGFGSTGI; this is translated from the coding sequence ATGGCAGAACAGACTATTCAGATTCAGTACTTGGACGATTCGATCAAGCGCTTGGAATACATCGGCGGCAAGTCCGACTGGATCGATCTTGCGGCTGCAGAAACCGTGACTCTCAAGAAGGGAGAATTCCGCCTGATTCATTTGGGCGTCGCCATGAAGCTTCCCCAAGGCTATGAAGCCCACATCGCTCCGCGCAGCTCCACGTTCAAGAACTGGAAAATTCTGCAGGTGAATTCCGTGGGCGTCGTGGACTGCAGTTATTGCGGAAAGGAAGACTGGTGGAGAATGCCGGTTCTTGCCACGGAAGATGTGACGATCGAAAAGGGCAGCCGCATTGCACAGTTCCGCATCATGGAAAATCAGCCGAAGCTGAACTTCGTGGAAACCGTTCTTGAAGACAAGAACCGCGGCGGTTTTGGCAGTACGGGCATCTAG